One genomic window of Cyprinus carpio isolate SPL01 chromosome B8, ASM1834038v1, whole genome shotgun sequence includes the following:
- the atp5pb gene encoding ATP synthase F(0) complex subunit B1, mitochondrial has product MLSRLVLVSGHTLKNSGSFGACLVQASRSFHQSSQSLAPVPPLPEKGGKVRHGIFPEELFTLLYPKTGVTGPYMLGTGLLLYMLSKEIYVINHETFAAASIGAVVIYGIKKFGPSVAAFADKLNEDKVAKAQEVKDQAMASLAQGIEDEKKEQWRVEGRHMLFDAKRNNVAMLLETNYRERLHMVTNEVKKRLDYQVQLQNLHRRMEQEHLVNWVEQSVIKSITPQQEKESIAKCIADLKVLAKNTQARATV; this is encoded by the exons ATGTTGTCGAGACTGGTGCTCGTTTCAG GTCATACCCTGAAAAACAGCGGGTCCTTTGGCGCTTG CCTGGTTCAGGCCTCTCGTTCCTTTCACCAGTCCTCCCAGAGTCTTGCACCAGTTCCCCCTCTGCCCGAGAAGGGAGGAAAGGTCCGACATGGCATCTTCCCAGAGGAGCTTTTCACACTGCTGTATCCCAAAACCGGTGTGACAG GGCCTTATATGCTGGGCACCGGTCTGCTCCTGTACATGCTGTCTAAGGAAATCTACGTAATCAATCACGAGACCTTTGCTGCTGCATCAATCGGTGCAGTCGTCATTTACGGCATCAAGAAGTTTGGGCCCAGTGTAGCTGCCTTCGCCGATAAACTCAATGAG GATAAAGTAGCAAAGGCTCAGGAAGTGAAGGATCAGGCCATGGCTAGCCTAGCTCAAGGCATTGAGGATGAGAAGAAGGAGCAGTGGAGAGTGGAAGGAAGACACATGCTCTTTGATGCCAAGAGG AACAATGTGGCTATGCTGCTGGAGACCAATTACAGGGAGCGACTGCACATGGTGACCAATGAGGTGAAGAAGAGGCTGGACTACCAGGTGCAGCTTCAGAACCTGCACCGCCGCATGGAGCAGGAGCACCTGGTGAACTGGGTCGAGCAGAGCGTCATCAAGAGCATCACCCCACAGCAG GAAAAGGAAAGCATTGCCAAGTGCATTGCAGATCTGAAGGTCCTGGCCAAGAACACTCAGGCTCGGGCTACAGTATAG
- the dnase1l1l gene encoding deoxyribonuclease I-like 1-like — protein sequence MKSSLLICFVGLCFWTSVMSLKICAFNIQSYGEAKASNKRVMAILIKIISRCDLSLIQEVRDSRGEAVSALLMNLNRFDKSHIYTHLESKRMGKKTYKEQYLYIYRKDMLQVQEQYQHPEFNESTVFTREPFIIQIRSPTTMVKNFVLIGQHTCPKSAMKEMEALYEVFQTVRKKWKTENVMFLGDLNAACSYVTNKGLKNVRLRSDPKFHWLIRDEQDTTVREKTRCAYDRIIIHGKELISGIVPESAQPFNFKEEFNLSEGEALEVSDHYPVEVDLKANHRYLLRHEL from the exons ATGAAGTCGTCTCTTTTGATATGTTTTGTTGGATTATGTTTTTGGACTTCTGTAATGTCACTGAAGATCTGCGCCTTCAACATCCAGAGCTATGGGGAAGCAAAGGCCAGCAATAAGAGAGTTATGGCGATTTTGATAAAG aTAATTTCTCGCTGTGACCTGAGTTTGATTCAGGAAGTTCGAGATTCTAGAGGCGAAGCTGTATCTGCACTGTTGATGAACCTAAACAG ATTTGACAAAtctcacatttacacacatttagaGAGTAAAAGAATGGGGAAGAAAACATATAAAGAGCAGTATCTGTACATTTACAG AAAAGACATGCTACAGGTGCAAGAGCAATACCAACACCCAGAGTTCAACGAGAGCACAGTATTCACCAGAGAGCCGTTCATCATACAGATCCGTTCTCCCACAACCA TGGTGAAGAACTTTGTCCTTATTGGTCAGCACACCTGTCCTAAGAGTGCAATGAAAGAAATGGAGGCACTCTATGAGGTCTTCCAAACAGTCAGGAAGAAATGGAAAACTGAG AATGTGATGTTTCTGGGGGACTTAAATGCAGCTTGCAGCTATGTTACCAATAAAGGACTGAAAAACGTGCGTCTCAGGAGTGACCCAAAGTTCCACTGGCTGATTAGAGATGAACAAGACACGACAGTGCGGGAAAAAACACGCTGCGCTTATGACAG GATTATTATTCATGGCAAAGAACTCATTTCTGGAATAGTTCCGGAATCTGCTCAACCATTCAACTTCAAAGAAGAATTCAATTTATCTGAGGGAGAG GCTTTGGAAGTCAGTGACCACTATCCTGTCGAGGTGGATTTGAAAGCAAACCATCGCTACCTCCTGCGCCATGAACTGTGA
- the LOC109086942 gene encoding TRAF3-interacting JNK-activating modulator: MEGAHDKRRSPAANYEYKVEQRAVKHREISHRNNTTSCRSPTRDLDTRWIKNELHRKRQFEFFKRRPVDHGTYALLSAVPRHRYSRETLHASDHMTQTLTSIRRPLITSQNVKLQRDGINFTKQTVSTSPMNDEHDLKSDGWDVPVLNSIRLHGKMKKERVLLKDITQLSNTQKTLQTTSIQTESGFVTVKEADVHQLADYLEEALHREEALKKKLSNLQKSAATLLHSTELLWKTRCDEDLLKSKIKALEAQLQVCIKKVPQDGVKKVVLKMEKQREEYEQKAMKAIHRAENEKADAQSKMEYLQGALQTAQAESEHWQRLCEELKEGSSQLKKRQDECTDQMLQLQGHLERSVEQEEMLRKHTESLQQERAELHSFISELEDENLNLREHLQELTGHNHEWWNNSTEIHEDASGLEQLLRTDNSTARQLRETEHRLRMKEKKCMELQADLEALEQECYSYQSRLTQCREELNTLTTRQNNSRRRSCGSWLCLFLFLLLLMVVVVAALWLYHPPAREQLRQFYSVLEERMEDYLIQTASAQHGACFRPV; this comes from the exons ATGGAGGGTGCTCACGACAAAAGAAGGTCACCGGCTGCAAATTACGAGTATAAAGTGGAGCAGCGTGCAGTGAAGCACAGAGAAATCAGCCATCGGAATAACACGACATCATGTCGCAGTCCCACGAGAGATCTGGACACAAGGTGGATTAAAAATGAACTGCATCGCAAAAGACAGTTTGAGTTCTTCAAAAGAAGACCAGTGGACCATGGCACATATGCACTGTTATCTGCAGTGCCAAGGCACAGATACTCAAGGGAAACCCTTCATGCATCAGACCATATGACGCAAACCTTAACGTCAATCAGACGGCCCTTGATAACAAGTCAAAATGTAAAGCTCCAGAGAGATGGCATTAACTTTACAAAGCAG ACAGTCTCCACATCTCCAATGAATGATGAACATGACCTGAAATCAGATGGATGGGACGTACCAGTCCTCAATTCTATTCGGCTTCATGGGAAAATGAAAAAGGAACGAG TTCTGCTTAAAGACATCACTCAGCTCTCCAACACCCAGAAGACATTGCAAACCACCAGCATTCAGACTGA GTCTGGATTTGTTACCGTCAAAGAAGCA GATGTACACCAGTTGGCTGACTATTTAGAA GAGGCCTTACACAGAGAAGAGGCTCTTAAGAAGAAGCTGTCCAACCTCCAGAAGAGCGCCGCCACATTACTGCACTCTACAGAGCTCCTGTGGAAG ACACGCTGTGATGAGGACTTGCTAAAGAGTAAGATTAAAGCTTTGGAGGCCCAGCTGCAGGTTTGCATCAAG AAGGTTCCTCAGGATGGAGTGAAAAAAGTGGTGTTAAAGATGGAAAAACAGAGGGAGGAATATGAACAGAAGGCTATGAAGGCTATTCACAGGGCGGAGAATGAGAAGGCGGATGCTCAGAGTAAGATGGAGTACCTCCAG GGGGCGCTGCAGACAGCACAGGCAGAGTCTGAGCATTGGCAGAGGCTGTGTGAGGAGCTGAAAGAGGGTTCGAGTCAGCTGAAGAAGAGGCAGGATGAGTGCACTGATCAGATGCTACAGCTGCAGGGTCACTTGGAG CGTTCTGTGGAACAGGAGGAGATGCTGAGGAAACATACTGAATCTCTGCAGCAGGAGAGAGCAGAGCTTCATTCCTTCATCTCAGAGCTGGAGGACGAGAACCTCAACCTGAGAGAACATCTACAGGAACTCACAG GACACAACCATGAGTGGTGGAACAATAGCACAGAAATACATGAAGACGCTTCAGGACTGGAGCAGCTCCTGCGGACAGATAACAGCACAGCGAGACAACTGAGAGAGACTGAACATAGActcagaatgaaagaaaaaaag TGCATGGAGCTGCAGGCGGATCTTGAGGCCCTGGAGCAAGAGTGTTACAGCTATCAGTCCCGACTGACCCAATGCAGAGAAGAACTGAACACACTGACGACACGCCAAAACAACAGCAGG AGACGAAGTTGTGGGTCCTGGCTCTGTCTGTTTCTCTTCTTACTGCTcctgatggtggtggtggtggcagCTCTGTGGTTGTATCATCCACCTGCCAGAGAGCAGCTCCGCCAGTTTTACTCTGTCCTGGAGGAGCGTATGGAGGACTACCTCATCCAGACAGCTTCAGCACAGCATGGAGCCTGCTTTAGACCTGTGTGA
- the eps8l3b gene encoding epidermal growth factor receptor kinase substrate 8-like protein 3b yields the protein MYGGNPVPVFQSRGFSPEPPSQGPGMSRPSAKSIYMQRKEYAESISRQQDNFQYRVEHLFTCVLDGREVSSIDDCVNRLKNMDSKGKVWGQDMIMQVQANQLKLCDIETKEVLESVHLSSVRATRAVLDSCVYDSLLIISVQDPSQRAPQAFLFQCEEIGAQEVANDLEKVIQQGGDATPPLKEPQMDIRSHLESIIGQGHPGSMKRPAVVQPNSPPPEFPPPQYNHYEDYDDRRLSPTMPFPRDEAPFRQVQSEQEQAPPAFNDVERDSEIFNHVAADIETFVYKVGSALPKEDGSKKKKKKNAPKKQLVASIPPVEEYISCLQKIKYGFNLLGKLDGHLKNPPASDFVHSLFSSLGFMVSQYPPNIAPTVLSPLLTEKALYLLGRSVTPNEDVLWSSLGDAWSIPRSKWPNGDQIPPYYPEFYDGWQPLPPGPSLSPPASRQLSRSNSERVPPGNAMQRPPEQDNIPWNAPPMRSAEPPIYMRVIYDFMARNSQELSVMKNDMVQVTDKSGQWWKVKNSRNEEGYVPQNVLESDDGQRPAQNMRGPPSLDMRSSPEEVKAWLQYKGFSKMTVQSLGVFNGAMLLGMKRDDIRAICPEEGGRIFFQLQSVRSTVALASEAEYSQYGGR from the exons ATGTATGGGGGTAACCCTGTCCCAGTTTTCCAGTCAAG AGGCTTCTCACCTGAGCCGCCGTCCCAGGGGCCTGGCATGTCTCGTCCTAGTGCCAAATCCATCTACA TGCAAAGGAAGGAGTATGCAGAATCAATCAGCAGACAACAAGACAACTTTCAGTACAGAGTAGAG CACCTGTTCACCTGTGTGTTAGATGGCAGAGAGGTGAGCAGCATTGATGACTGTGTGAACAGGTTGAAGAATATGGACAGTAAAGGGAAAGTGTGGGGTCAGGACATGATCATGCAGGTCCAGGCCAACCAGCTAAAGCTGTGTGACATAGAGACCAAG GAGGTTTTGGAGTCTGTGCACTTGAGTAGCGTCAGAGCGACAAGAGCTGTTCTCGACAGTTGTGTGTATGACTCCCTTCTCATTATCTCAGTTCAGGATCCTAGCCAGAGAGCTCCACAGGCCTTCCTGTTCCAGTGTGAGGAGATTGGG GCTCAGGAGGTGGCAAATGATCTGGAAAAGGTAATACAGCAAGGAGGGGATGCCACACCACCGCTTAAAGAACCACAGATGGACATCAG GAGCCATCTGGAAAGCATCATTGGTCAGGGTCATCCAGGAAGCATGAAGAGACCGGCTGTCGTGCAGCCAAACTCTCCTCCCCCAGAATTCCCGCCTCCACAGTACAACCACTATGAAGACTATG ATGACAGACGTCTTTCACCCACTATGCCATTTCCCAGAGATGAAGCGCCCTTCAGGCAAGTGCAGTCTGAGCAGGAGCAGGCTCCACCTGCATTCAATGATGTGGAGAGAGATTCG GAGATTTTTAACCATGTAGCAGCCGACATTGAGACATTTGTATATAAAGTAGGCTCAGCTTTGCCAAAAGAAGATGgaagcaagaaaaagaaaaagaaaaatgctccAAAAAAACAATTGG tTGCAAGTATTCCCCCTGTGGAGGAGTACATATCCTGTCTGCAGAAAATAAAGTATGGCTTCAACCTTTTG GGGAAACTGGATGGTCACCTAAAAAATCCTCCTGCTTCCGATTTTGTTCACAGTCTCTTTTCTTCCCTTGGTTTT ATGGTGAGTCAGTATCCTCCCAACATCGCTCCCACGGTGCTGAGTCCACTGCTCACAGAAAAAGCCCTGTACCTCCTGGGAAGGTCTGTCACACCAAATGAGGACGTACTGTGGAGCAGTCTGGGTGATGCGTGGAGCATCCCAAG ATCTAAATGGCCAAACGGGGATCAGATCCCTCCATATTATCCTGAATTTTATGATGGTTGGCAGCCTCTTCCTCCTGGCCCTTCCCTGTCCCCTCCCGCCAGCAGGCAGCTGTCACGGAGCAACAGCGAGCGCGTCCCACCCGGGAACGCCATGCAGAGGCCACCTGAACAG GACAACATACCCTGGAATGCCCCACCCATGCG GTCAGCTGAGCCGCCAATCTATATGAGGGTGATCTATGACTTTATGGCAAGAAACAGTCAGGAACTGAGTGTGATGAAGAATGACATGGTGCAG GTAACCGACAAGTCTGGGCAATGGTGGAAAGTGAAAAACAGTCGTAACGAGGAGGGTTATGTGCCTCAGAATGTTCTAGAGTCTGATGATGGACAAAGGCCAGCA CAAAATATGAGAGGACCTCCATCTCTAGATATGAGATCTAGTCCAGAGGAAGTCAAAGCCTGGTTACAGTACAAAGGCTTTTCTAAAAT GACAGTCCAGAGTCTTGGGGTGTTTAATGGAGCAATGTTGCTGGGAATGAAACGGGACGATATCAGAGCAATATGTCCAGAGGAAGGAGGTCGAATATTCTTCCAACTGCAGAGCGTCAGATCGACTGTTGCA CTTGCCAGTGAGGCTGAATACAGCCAGTATGGTGGCCGCTGA